DNA from Flavobacteriales bacterium:
GTGCCCGATCACAACGGCGCAGGCATCCGGCTCGAAGGACTGAACCTCACGGTGCGCCATTGCTGGTTCCATCACAACGAGAACGGGATCCTCTGCGGTGAGTACCACCCGAGCACGGTGCGCATCGAATACAGTGAGTTCGGCTACCACGGCTACGGCGATGGCTATTCGCACAACCTCTACATCGGCCATGTGGACTCGCTGATCTTCCGCTACAACTACAGCCACCACGCCGATGTGGGCCACGAGCTGAAGAGCCGTGCCTGGGTGAACGTGATCGAGTACAACCGCTTCAGCAACGAGTCCGATGGCACCGCGAGCCGCGAGATCGACCTGCCGAACGGCGGACAGGCCTACCTGATCGGCAACGTGATCCAGCAAGGCCTGCAGAGCCAGAACAGCAACCTGGTCGGCTTCGGCATGGAGGGCACGAGCAATCCGGGTCCGCACGAGCTGTATGCCGTGAACAACACCCTGGTGAACGAGAAGGCGAACGGCAGCTTCTTCCAGGCGCCGGCTAACGCGTTCTTCAAGGCCTACGGCAACATCCTCGCCGGTGGCGGCAGCTTCATGAGCGCATGGCCAACCAGCATCGATACGCTCGGGAACCTGCAGGCCACGAGCATCGCGTCTGTTGGCTTCGCCGATGCAGCGAACTACGACTATCGCATCACCGCTTCATCACCCGCGCATGCCATCGCTTATCCCGCAGGAGTTGCTACGAGTGGTTATCCGCTCGTGGCGTGGTACGAGTACGTGCATCCGGTGAATGGGACGCTGCGTTGCCAGCATGCCACGCTGGATGCCGGCGCCTTCGAGACCTGCACCACGGACCTGAGCGGGTGGGCGCCCGATGGGGGCCTCCTGCTACCGAACCCGGTGTCGGATCATGCGCGGTACATCAGTGGGCGCCCCATTGACCGCTTGGAGGTGCTTGATGCGCATGGACGGATCCTGCGGGCCTGGCCGATCAACGGGAAGCGCGCGGTGGACCTCGACCTCACCGGATACCCGGCAGGCGTGTACGTGCTGCATTCCCTTGGCGCATCCGGTGCAACGAGCCTGCGCTTCGTGAAGCAGTGATGCGGGCGGGATCCGAGCGTTTTGGGTAGATTGGGGCGGATCCAAACCGACCGGCACCCGCCGAACGACCACCATGAGCCACACCATATGGACCGCCGCAGCACTGCTCCTCGCCGCAGGCCTCGCGGTTGAGCACGCCTCCGCCCAGAGCACCTTCGAGATCACCATCCCGGTGCCGGGCCTCACGAATGTGGCCGGTGGCCATCCCCTGCCCGATGGCGGCTTCGTCTTCGGCGGTGAGCTCAACGACGGGGTGGTGGTGGTGCGCACCGACAGCACCGGCGCTGTGCTGTGGACACGCGCGCTGGCCGAAGCCGCGAATGAGGAGGGCCTCTACGACCGAAGCATCGCTGTGAGCGGCGACCGCATCTTCATGGGCGGCTATGCCATGGGACCGGGCACGTCCTCGCGCGATGGCATCCTGCATGTGCTCGACTTCGATGGCAACGTGATCGGCCAGCGGCTCATCGATGTGGCTGGCGGATCGAACGCGGTGCATGGCCTCACGGCGATCCCCGGCGGAGCGCTCATTGCCGGACGCCGTGATGGCGCGGGCAGCTACGACATGCTGCTGCAACAGGTGGACATGAGCGGCAACGTCACCGGCTCCTGGGGCTATGGCAGCACGGGCTGGGACTGGGCCTACGAGGCCATTCAGCTATCCGGCGGCGGCAGGGCATTGGTGGGCTATGGCGACAATGTGGGAGGCACAGCACCCAGCGCCTACCTGGTGAAGACCGATGCGGCGGGGCTGGAGCTCTGGGCCCGCGGCCTCGACGGCGCCAGCGCGGACGAGGCCTATTGCGTGCTGGAGGATGCCGCCACCGGCGACCTCTACATCGGCGGCAACAGCCTGGGCATGGGTGCGCCGGGCATGCGCGGCTTCATCACCAAGTTCAACAGCAGCGGCGATCACCAATGGACGCGCGTGATCAACAATGCCTTTGACGTAATCGGCATCACGGCCTCGGCCGGCCGGCTCATCGCTTTGGCGCGCGCCCAGAACATCCCGCTGGGCCACGGCAATTACGATGCGCTGCTGATCGCCTTCAACCCGGACGGCCAGATCGTGGAGAACCGCCTGTACGGCAGCACGGCAAGCGAGTACCCGGTATCCCTCTCGCGCACAGCCCAGGATGGCTTGCTCGTCACCTCGTTCAAGGGCACGCCGGGCAATGGGGCAATCCATGCCGTGCTCACCGACGGACTCTTCAATGGGGCATGCACGGGCATCAGCGTGCAGGAGGGATGGGGCTCGTACCAGCCTAATGTGTTCCCGCATAGCTCCACGCAGCAGAGCGGGCAGAGCATGAGCTCATGGGTGACGCCCTTCACCCAGCCCGTGGCCCAGCGCGGCTTCGTTTGCTGCACCTTCCCGGTGGATGCGGCATTCACCATGGTGCCCGCCGGCGACCCGCTCACGTGGACCTTCACCAGCACATCGCCCGTTGCGCTCACGCATGAGTGGAACCTTGATGGGACCACGTACACGTCCCCGAGTATCACGCACACCTTCAGCGCGCCCGGCGTGCAGCTCGTCTGCCTGGCCGTGCAGGGCATCTGCGACGACGCCAGCGACTGCGAGGTGCTGAATGTGAGCAGCACCGGGATCAGCGATGTCGGATCGTCCGCCGCGCTGAGCCTGACCCCCAACCCGACGAGCGGATCGCTGCGGATCTCGCTGGAAGGCGAGGAGCGCATCACGCGCGTGCAGGTCTGCGATGCCGTGGGTCGCGTCGTGATGGACCTCGCCGTGAATGCGAGTCGCGCATTCGAGTTGGATGCGGAAAGGCTTCAGCCCGGACCTCACCTGCTCCGGGTGCAGGGCCCGAACGTTCGGTTGGAGCGTCGTTTCGTGAAGCTGTAGCGTCGTGGGCTGAAAGGTGGGGAGTGTGGCCGACCGCGGCAGCACGCTCACCCTGCTCAACTAGCTTCACCCCGTGCGCTTCACACTCCTCTTCCCCATGCTCCTGGCCGGTGCGCTGCACGCCCAGCAGACCACCGTGCTCTTCATCGGCAACAGCTACACCTACGTGAACGACCTGCCCAACACCCTGCGGCAGCTCGCGCTCTCGCTGGGCGATACCGTCACCGTGGCCTCCTCCGCACCCGGTGGCTACACGCTGTTCCAGCACAGCACCTACGCGCCCACGCTCGATGCCATCGCTTCGCAGGACTGGGACTATGTGGTGATGCAGGAGCAGAGCCAGCTCGGCGCGCTGCCCTTCGATGTCACCACGACCGAGCTCGGTGCGATTGCGCTCATTGAGGCGATCAAGGACAACTATGAGTGCACTTGGCCGGTGTTCTACATGACCTGGGGGCGGCAGAGCGGCGACGCGCAGAACTGCGCCAACTTCCCTTTCATGTGCACCTACGATGGCATGCAGCAGGGCCTGCGCACCAACTACATCGCGCTGGCGGAAGGGAACGACAGCTACACCGCGCCGGTGGGCGCCGCCTGGAAAGTGGTGCGCGACACGCAGCCTTCCATCAACCTCTACGATGCCGATGGCAGTCATCCTTCACCAGCGGGCACCTACCTCGCCGCGTGCGTGTTCTATTGCACGCTCTTCGAGGAGAGCTGCGTCGGGGCCACCTTCAATGGGTCCATCGACGCGGCCACGGCGGCCATCCTGCGCGACATCGCCAGCACGGTGGTGCTGGGCGAGCTGCCCACGTGGAACCTGGATTTCGAAGGAAGCACCAGCGCGCTGCTCGATGGCTTCAGCAGCGGATGGAACTGGATCACCTTGATCCACAACGGCGAGGGCGAGCACCTGTGGGTGTGCAGCGATGGGCAGACCTCCACCGAGGCATCTCCCACCTTCACATTCTCCACTTCCGATACCTACATCATCACGCACACCTACACCGATCCCTGCGGCAACACCGATACCGTGACGCTCACCTTCGATGTGGTCGTCGGGGTGGAAGAGCAGGAGCGGGGCATGCGTTGCCAGGTGCTCTCCGCTTCGCCGGGCATGATGGTGGTGCGCGGGGCCGAAGGCGGGGAGAGGCTCACGCTCTTCGATGCACAGGGGCGCTTGCTCCGGAGCGAGCGCATGGAACAAAGCTCAACGCGGATCGCCTGCGCGCCGGGCCTTCACCTCTGGCGCATCGATGATGGGCTAGGAGGGCAGTGGAGCGGGAAGGTGGTGGTGGAGTAAGGCCCCCGCAGCGGCTCACTGCCATCGTTCCATCGCGGCGCTCGTCCGTTTGTCGAGCTCCGCGAAGAGCGCTTCTTCCAAGCCTTCTGTGGCGCCGCGCTCGAACACGCGCGTGAAGCGGCCGTGCTGCAGCAGGTGGATCCGATCGCACAGGGTGACGAGCGGGCCCAGCACATGCGAGGTGATGAGCACCGTGCGGCCGCGCTCCGCCAAGCGCTTGATGATGGCCTCCAGCACGCGCACCGAGGCGAGGTCCAGGCCGTTCATCGGCTCATCGAGCATCACCACGGGGCGGTCCAGGTGCAGCGCGCCGAGGATGGCGAGCTTGCGCCGCATGCCGGTGGAATAGGTGGTGATGAGCGCATCGAGCGGTACTTCGAGCAATTCGTTCAAGCCCGCCATGCCGCTCCGTTCCTTGCCGCCCGCGAAGAGCTCGAGGTACTCGCGGCCGGTGATGCCCGGGTGGAAATAGCTCTCCGCTTCCTGGAAGGCCGTGTTGCGGTGGTCCATGGGTGCGCCCGCGAAGAGCACATGTGCTTCCGCATTGCGGCCGAAGCCGTGGAGCGCGTTGAGCAGCGTGGTCTTGCCCGCGCCGTTGAGGCCGACGATGCCATGCACGCCGGGCGATAGCTCGCAGCGCGCGATGTCGAGCACCGGCTTGTCGCCGTAGGCGCAGCGGAGGTCAGCGAGGGTGATCATGGAAGTAGGCGGTAAGGTTGGCGCGGGCCTTGGGCACTTCGGTGAGGAGCATGAGCAGCGGCACCACGTTGAGCCCGGGCAGGATGGCGAAGAGCGCGGCGATGGACACGTTGGCGCCATTGGCCGACAGGCGCTCGTTGGGCTGGTAATGGGCGTACTTCAGCACCACGGCATAGGCCACCAGCGTGAGCAGGCCCAGCCCGAAGCCCGCGTGCACCCACCACCAGTCAGGCTGGAAGAGCGTGGCTGCGAAGAGCACCGGCAGTTCCAGCACGAGCATGAGGCGCAATGCACCGAACACCTTCGTGCGCAGCAGCGTGCGGGCATCGGGTGCGGTGGCCAGCAGCATGGCGCGCGGTTCGCACTGTTCCTGCGCACCGGCGGCCATCAGGGCCACGATGCCCAGCAGGAAGAGCGGCAGCACCGGCAACCAGCAGAAGGCCAGCGCCGCCAGCCACAGCAGCAGTCCCCACGGGTGTGTACCCTGCACCAGGCCGCACCACTCGAAGAGCCGCGCCGGTATCCAACGCCGGAGCCAGCTACCACGGACACCGGAGGTGCGCACCACGGGCAGCCAGGGCAAAGCGACCGCCGCCAAGAGCACCAGCGCCGAGACCCACGCCCCGGTCAGGCCGAGCACGACCAGCACCGGAAGCACCAGCACACCGTACTCCACGGCCATCGCAAGACGGGCCTGCGGCACATGACGATGCAGGAAGTGCAGGTCGGGCCGCCGCTGGTGCAGGCCCCAGACCGTGAGCAGTGCGCCACCCGCGATGTAGGCCGCATAGGAGGCATCCCGCAGCACGGCGCGGTGCATCAGGCCCAGCGCGAGGACCACGGCCAGCGCGAGCAACACGATGCCGTAGGGCGGGAAGGCCCGGCGCAGCTGCAGCCAGCGGAGGCGGAGGAGAACGGTGGGAGCAGGTGGCGCCCGCATTGAACGCAAGGTGCATCATCCCCCGGGATCGGAAAGAGTGCGTTTACACGACCGGTCGGGTCAAGGGGCGGGAGGTTGTTCACCACGCAAGGGTGTGCCCTGCACTTGCTCCATGGACAAGGCAATGGACGAGATGGACGCTGCCGATGCCGGGCAGCGTCCATCCCCGTCCATTCGGGTCCAGTAAAAAGCCACCGGCCGCTACCTTAGCACACCCACCGATATGATGGGCTGAAGAACATGCAATTAGCGAACTACGCCTGCGGCCAATGGGTCGCCGGCACCGGCCCACAAGCCGAACTCCTCGACGCCTCCACCGGCGAGCTCGTCGCCACCACCTTCTGGAATATTCAAGGCTCAATGATCAACGCTCAATGTTCAAGTGAGTAGCGCCGTTGAGCATTGAGACTTGAACATTGCCCATTGATCATTGAACATTCGACCTTCGCCCCTATGCAACTACACAACTACGCCTGCGGCCAATGGATAGCCGGCACAGGCAACCTGGCTGAACTTGTTGATGCAAGCACCGGTGAACTGGTGGCCACCACCTCCTCCACCGGCCTCGACTTCGCCGCCATGCTCCACTACGCCCGCACCGTGGGCGGACCCAAATTGCGGAAGATGACCTTCCCCGAGCGCGGACGCATGCTCAAGGCCCTGGCCCTCTACCTGATGGAGCGCAAGGACAAGTATTACACCATCAGCTACAAGACCGGCGCCACCAAGGCCGACAGCTGGGTGGACATTGAGGGCGGCATCGGCAACCTGTTCGCCAACGCCAGCCTGCGCCGTACCCTGGGCAACATGCCGTTCTACGTGGACGGCGAGGCCATCCGCACCAGCAAGCAGGGCACCTTCATCGGCCACCACATCATGGTGCCCAAGGAGGGCGTGGCCGTGCACATCAACGCCTTCAACTTCCCCATCTGGGGCATGCTGGAGAAGTGCGCCGTGAACTGGATGGCCGGCGTGCCCGCCGTGGTGAAGCCCGCCACTGTGACCAGCTACCTCACAGAAGCGATGGTGAAGGACATCATCGCCAGCGGCATCCTGCCCGAGGGCGCGCTGCAGCTGATCGTGGGCAGCGCAGGTGACCTGCTGGACCACGTGATGCACCAGGACGTGGTCACCTTCACCGGCAGCGCCAGCACGGGCCGCATGCTGAAACGCCACGACCGCATCATCGACGAGAGCGTGCCCTTCAACATGGAGGCCGACAGCCTCAACGCCATCGTGCTGGGCCCCGACGCCGTGCCCGGCACCGAGGAGTACGACCTCTTCATCAAGGAGGTGGGCCGCGAGATCACCCTCAAGTGCGGGCAGCGCTGCACCGGCGCGCGCCGCATCCTGGTGCCGCAGAACCTCATCGAGGACGTGCAGATCGCCCTGGGCAAGCGCCTGGCCGGCACCGTGATCGGCGACCCGCGCACCGAGGGCGTGCGCATGGGCGCGCTGGCCGGCACCGCGCAACGCGAGGAGGTGAAGCGCGCGCTGGCCGAACTGCTCAAGGCCTCGCAGGTGGTGTACGGCGACCCCGACAGCGTGAACGTCACCGGGGCCGATGTGGCCAAGGGCGCCTTCATGAGCCCCATCCTGCTGCTCAACCCCGATCCCTGGAAGAACCAGCAGAGCCACAACGTGGAGGCCTTCGGTCCGGTGAGCACGTTGATGCCGTACACCGACCTGGACGATGCCGTGGCCCTCACCAAGCTGGGCAAGGGCTCGCTGGTGGCCACCATCGCCACCTACGACGACAAGCTGGCCCAGCAGTTCGTGTGGGGCGCGGCCAGCCACCACGGCCGCATGCTCATCCTCAACCGCGAGATGGCCAAGGAGAACACCGGCCACGGCAGCCCCCTGGCCACGCTGGTACACGGCGGTCCCGGTCGCGCGGGCGGCGGCGAGGAGATGGGCGGCAAGCGCGGCGTGATGCACTACCTGCAGCGCACCGCCATCCAGGGCAGCCCCACCAGCATCACCGCGCTCACCCAGCAGTACCAGCAGGGCGCGAAGTATCATATCAGCGAGAAGCACCCCTTCCGCCTGCACTTCGAGGAGCTGAACATCGGCGACACGCTGATCACCGAGAAGCACCTGGTGACGCTGCAGAACGTGGAGGACTTCGCCGGGCTCAGCGGCGACAAGTTCTACGCCCACATGGACGCCAACAGCCTCGAGGGCACCCCCTTCACCGGCCGCGTGGCGCACGGCTACTTCATCCTCTCGCGGGCGGCCGGCCTCTTCGTGGACCCGCCCAAGGGCCCCGTGCTCCTCAACTACGGCATCGAGGAGTGCCGCTTCCTGAAGCCGGTGTACCCGGGCTCCACCATCCAGGTGAAGTTCACCTGCCGCGAGAAGCTCGACCAGGAGAAGCGGCCGAAGACCGCCGACTCACCCAAGGGCGCGGATGTGGCGCGGGGGATCGTCAAATGGTTGGTCGATGTGGTGGATGAGACAGGCGAGACCGTGGCGCTGGCGACGATCTTGACGATGGTGAAGAAGCTGGATCAGTCGTAGGTGATTACGAGGGCGTGCCCCCTCGCACCCTTCGACTCCGCTCTGCTGCGCTCAGGGCCCTCGGGGTCGCATGCTCCGCTGTAGCCGGCTTGTCAGGGCCAGCACCCACGGCGCTGCGGTGGCTTCCTCCGGTCGCCTCCTCGCTGCTCGTGGCTGCAAGGCCCCTCCGGCGCCGGGCTGCCGCTGCGCCCGCTCACGCGAAATGCTTCACCACACACAAACCGGTGGTGCTCACACCCTTTTGCCCTGCTACTTCACGACGCTGGACATCACCTGTTCTGGCTCTTACCATTCCGCTACGGAATACTCTCTTGTGGATGGTATCCGCTAGGTCAAATTCCGGCCATGCTGCGTCACGTTCTGGCGTAGTTGAGGGGATATCTTGGCTCCATTTGGCGACTTTGAAGGTCCTCGTGCAGGGTCCGGACCAAATCATATCCCATGACCGGCTTCTGATCGCTCGTTTACTAACATTTCGAGATATTTGACAAGCATCACGTGCTGTTATTCAGCAACGCGCGCAGACATTCAACCCTTCAACCTCACCCTTCATCCTAACACGATCCGGCAGGTCAAGCAAGCTTCGCGGCAATGCAGCAAGACACATACACGACTGAACAGAAGCGCAAGTCCATCAGTGGCCTCTGGTTACTTCTGCTCGCCGTTCTTGCCTACCTGTACTTCTTTAGTCAGCCGGAACGCACAAGGCGGCACCAACGAACGAGACTGCAACAGGATGCGGAAGTCTCAAAACCTTTACAAGACCAACAGACTTCCGACGAATCCAGTGAAGAGGATGAGTTCAACGAACGACCTGAAACCGGCGACCTTGATTTCTAATCGTGCATCCATGCAGCACACCTGGTACCTCACCTTTCTCTGCCTGATCTCCATTTCTACATCGGCGTACGGACAAACGGCACCTCCTGCGGTCATCGGCGAACGCTATACCGTGTCTAACCAGGCACTCAATATGCGCTCGGCACCAAGCACACAAGCCACAGTACTTACAAAGCTCACCGCTGGTGACGAGGTTGTCCTCTTAGGAGTAGAAGGTACCTGGTGGCAGGTGACGTATGCTGATATGCAAGGGTATGTCGCATCCCAATATCTAAAGCGTGATGCACTCGCTGGCTGGGAGAGAACATCCTACACAACTGGTGCTACACCAGCATGTGAGAACGTATCCCCCAAGTTCGACTATGGCATGGACAACTACCTACGTGTGGTGGTCGGCAACAACACCGATGTAGTGGTCAAGCTCATGAAGAAAGGGTACTACGACGAGTGCATACGCATCGTCTATGTGCGTGCCGGTGATACCTACGAGATCCGTAATATTCCCGAAGGACGCTACTACCTGAAGATAGCCTACGGTAAGGACTACCGCCAGAAGATCGAAGGCTCACAGTGCCAGGTGCGGTTCGTACGCTCCCCCCTGTATGAAAAGGGCGATGAGATCCTTGACTTCACCCGCAAGTATGTACAAGGCGGTTACCAAGAGCCTTCCTTCGAGCTCTCGCTCAACGTCATCAATACTTACGGCGGCTCGGACTTCAACTCCAATACCATTAGTGAGGCCGAGTTCAACAGGTGACGCTAGTCGTGCCCATGTCACCCTTCACAACCATGCTTATCATCATCACCTAACGAACCGCTTCAGTGAAGTACGTTAACCCACTAGCCCTTCTGAATGTGGCTCCTCATGAGATCGTAAGCTTGGATTCGGCTACGATCAAGAAGCTCCGTAGAAAGCTATTCTCAGAGATCGAGCTTTCTGATGACGGGGCATTTCACCTGGAAGGCGTTGCGTATACAAGGTCCGAATGCGAGAAGGCACTTGACTCCTTGGAGGATCAATCCAATCTCAAGCACCACGCATACCTTCTTCACAATAAGCCACTACTTGATCTCCTGACCACGGGAGACACTTCCATATTCCAAGCCACCCAGCTAGAAAGTGCTTACCTCGACAGCGGGTTCCAGAACTTCATCAGCCCCTTCTTCGCCCCACGCTATGACAAGGCGCTTCTAGATGCATTCAAGATCGACGCTTCGGACAGGTCTGGTGCAGCTTCGCGGACCATGCTGGACAACGTGCTTAAGCTCGGGGTTCTGATAACTTCCTCTCATGAGTCCATTGCATATCGAGGCTTAACCACGGACCTGCAAGGCAGAGTGGAACAAATAGAGAAGTTAAGCAAAGAGATCAATGAAGAAGAATCGAAATATGATGAAGATAATTCAGACGGTATTACCGAACTCATCCAAGACCTTATCCCAGTCAATGCGCTAAACAAGTTGCCGGCTATATTTCAAAGCACTCGCAACAAGATCGCAGCGCAGGCAAATTATGTCGCCCTCGCTGTTTCGAGCACAATTGACCACCCCAAGGTATCTCATGATATTCTCGATCATGCGCTCAAGCTCAGTATCGATAGTGCAAGCAAACCAACATTTGAGCGCAATAGGGAGATTTGGCGCGAAAGGTACATGCGCGAGGTCGAGGAAGAGAAATACAGTGACATCATTCAAGTATGGGTTAATCACGTCAAGAATATAAATGAAATTACCAATAAGGTCAATAATAAATTTGTCAAGCCGAATGAAATTAAAATTGACCTGCCGCTCGATGAGCTCAACAAGCTCGACTCCTTTGCCGATGAGATAAGAGACACAGTAGCAAGACGAGTGCGCGAATTATCCGTTGCTGTGTGGAATACCTACAAGGACCACACCAAGTCAATTCACCTCATTCAGATCGCTTGCTCTATTCGCACGTCCAAAGAAGTCAGCGAACAACTCCTTGAGGACCAAAAGCAACTTGTCAACCTGAGAGAGCAGTCGGTTGAGGTCGCTGGAACACCCATCAAGTCGGCGCCAATGCTCCACTTGGTCAATGGTTGTGGCACAACTCTCTATGGATCCACCCTCTACATCGTCATCTTCGGCATTCCGATCTTCCCGATCGCTCGTTACAACTATGAGTCGTTCGGTAATCAGTATCGCTTCCGCGGCAAACTGAAACTTCACACCTACCAGGTGGTGTGGAGGTACATCATTTTCGCCCTGCTCGCTTACATCCTCCTTAACGCCCTTGGCAACTCTTAGACCCACCATGATCCCTGAACCTGCACGCGTACCCAAACTGTACATCGATATCCTCGACCAGGTCTTCGAGATCGAGAAAAAACTTGCCTCCATTGAACAGAGCAACTCGATCTCGAGGAACATCAACCGGCTCAAAGAGCTCATGGCCGCCATCAACGATGACGCTGGCCTCAGCTATGAAGTGCCGCTTGGGGAAGCCTTCAATGAAACCCGGAACGATGTTGACGCCAGCATCAGCGGCGACTCCGCAGAGAACCTCGTTATCACCGAGGTGATCAAACTGTAAGCTTCCCCTGTTTTCGGGCCGATCATAACTAGAGGCTCCTGGGGCATAGGTTTAGGATCGGATGGGCGCTGGCGGCCGGTAGCCAAGCGCCTTGTGTGGGCGGTGATGGTTGTAATCGGTCATCCACTCATCGGCCTTCTCGCGCACCTCGTCCAAGGTACGGAACACGTAGGCGCTGAGCAGTTCACGACGGATGCTGCCGTTGAGGCGTTCGATGTAGGCGTTCTGGGTGGGCTTGCCTGGCTGGATGTAGGTCAAGGTAATGCCGTGTTCGCGGCACCAGTGGTCGAGCTTGGCGCTGATGAACTCCGGGCCGTTGTCCACGCGGATCATCTTGGGCAGCGGACGCACTGCTTTGATGCGTTCCAGCACGCGTATCACGCGCAGTGCGGGCAGTGAGGTGTCCACCTCGATCGCGAGCACCTCCCTGTTGTAGTCGTCGATCACATTTAGCAAGCGGTAGGTCCGGCCGTCCCAGAGGCTGTCATGCATGAAGTCGATGCTGTAGACCTGGTCCGGACCAGCAGGACGGAACAGCGCCTGCTTCACCCGTGCAGGCAGCCGTTTCTTGGCCCTGCGACGAATGTTGAGGCCCAGACCGGTGTAGACCCGATACACCCGCTTGAAGTTCCACAGGTGACCCATCAAGCGCATCCGATGATGGCTTTGCCACACCCCGATGGCCGGGTGCTTCTGGGTGAGCTGTTCCAAGACCTGGATAATGGGCGTGTCATCCGCTGGGGTCTTGCAGTACTGCGCGGTGCTGCGCGCCAAGCCCACGCTGCCGCAGGCTTGGCGCTCGGAGATGCTGTGCTCCTGTATCATCGCCTGAACGATCTCGCGCTTCTCGTCAGGCGCCCCACTTCTTTTCCACCACCTGCTTCAAGGCATCATGCACCATGCTCAGCTCGGTGTACATGCGCTTCAGGCGGCTGAGCTCCTCCTGCAGGTCACGCAGCTGCTTGACCTGGTTGGGCTCCATGCCGCCATACTTGGCCTTCCATTGGTAGAACGTGGCGTTGCTGATCCCGTGCTCGCGGCACAGGTCGGCCACCTTCGAGCCAGCCTCGTGACGCTTGAGGATGGCGATGACCTGATGCTCGGTGAACTTGCTCTTTCTCATGGCTACGTGTGGTTGAATGTAGCCCCTGGCCGGCCGAAGCGATCCTTGGCCCCGCGGGGCCAAGGATCACTTCACCTCCAGCAATGAATGGCCGAACTTCGGGGAAGCTTACAAAACCGATCATCCGATACCGCAAAGGCGGGATCGCTCTCATCGCCCGCAAAGGCGTGGTCATCGTTCAATCAGCTAAACCTTGAGCTCACATAGGCCATGGACAACACGATCAATTTCGGCATCGATCTGGGCACCACGAACAGTGCCATCGCCAAGTTCGTCAAAGGCGAGGTGGTCATCTTCAACAACCCCTTGGACTACGGCCGAGCCACGCTGCCGTCTGTAGTTTCCTATCGCAAGGACAAGATCATTGTTGGCACACAAGCCAAGCAGTACTTGGAGCGAGACCCCAAGAACGTCGTGGCCGTGTTCAAGCGAAAGATGGGAACAGCCGAATCCTACAAGATAAAGGCGACAGGTGATTCAGTCACCCCCGTTCAGCTCTCTGCAGAGGTGCTGAAGCAGCTGAAAACCTTCGTCAACACGGGTGATCAACTCAATGCTGTGGTTGTGACAATACCCGCATCTTTTGATACGATACAAAGCAATGCGACCAAAGAGGCTGGTCAACTCGCAGGCTTTGACCAGATCGTGCTGCTGCAGGAACCCATTGCGGCCAGCCTTGCCTATGCCAATATGAAAAAGGCGAAGGACATTGAAGATGGACAATGGCTGGTGTATGATCTGGGTGGTGGAACATTTGACGTTGCTCTCGTCAGGATCAAAGAAGGTGAGATGAGGGTTCTGGATCATGAGGGAGACAACTTCCTCGGAGGTGCTGACTTTGACCAGCTCATCGTCGACAAACTGATCATCCCAAAGCTGAAT
Protein-coding regions in this window:
- a CDS encoding T9SS type A sorting domain-containing protein, which translates into the protein MSGLQNCGGAAEPGMVWFERMRRFLTAFWPLLSIGNACATAWTVGPGHTYTMPSQVSTLVGDGDTVNIEAGVYPSDVARWQADNLVLRGVGGFAHLESNGLSWGEKAIWVIQGDNTTVEWIEFSECQVPDHNGAGIRLEGLNLTVRHCWFHHNENGILCGEYHPSTVRIEYSEFGYHGYGDGYSHNLYIGHVDSLIFRYNYSHHADVGHELKSRAWVNVIEYNRFSNESDGTASREIDLPNGGQAYLIGNVIQQGLQSQNSNLVGFGMEGTSNPGPHELYAVNNTLVNEKANGSFFQAPANAFFKAYGNILAGGGSFMSAWPTSIDTLGNLQATSIASVGFADAANYDYRITASSPAHAIAYPAGVATSGYPLVAWYEYVHPVNGTLRCQHATLDAGAFETCTTDLSGWAPDGGLLLPNPVSDHARYISGRPIDRLEVLDAHGRILRAWPINGKRAVDLDLTGYPAGVYVLHSLGASGATSLRFVKQ
- a CDS encoding SGNH/GDSL hydrolase family protein, whose product is MRFTLLFPMLLAGALHAQQTTVLFIGNSYTYVNDLPNTLRQLALSLGDTVTVASSAPGGYTLFQHSTYAPTLDAIASQDWDYVVMQEQSQLGALPFDVTTTELGAIALIEAIKDNYECTWPVFYMTWGRQSGDAQNCANFPFMCTYDGMQQGLRTNYIALAEGNDSYTAPVGAAWKVVRDTQPSINLYDADGSHPSPAGTYLAACVFYCTLFEESCVGATFNGSIDAATAAILRDIASTVVLGELPTWNLDFEGSTSALLDGFSSGWNWITLIHNGEGEHLWVCSDGQTSTEASPTFTFSTSDTYIITHTYTDPCGNTDTVTLTFDVVVGVEEQERGMRCQVLSASPGMMVVRGAEGGERLTLFDAQGRLLRSERMEQSSTRIACAPGLHLWRIDDGLGGQWSGKVVVE
- a CDS encoding ATP-binding cassette domain-containing protein gives rise to the protein MITLADLRCAYGDKPVLDIARCELSPGVHGIVGLNGAGKTTLLNALHGFGRNAEAHVLFAGAPMDHRNTAFQEAESYFHPGITGREYLELFAGGKERSGMAGLNELLEVPLDALITTYSTGMRRKLAILGALHLDRPVVMLDEPMNGLDLASVRVLEAIIKRLAERGRTVLITSHVLGPLVTLCDRIHLLQHGRFTRVFERGATEGLEEALFAELDKRTSAAMERWQ
- the paaZ gene encoding phenylacetic acid degradation bifunctional protein PaaZ, producing MQLHNYACGQWIAGTGNLAELVDASTGELVATTSSTGLDFAAMLHYARTVGGPKLRKMTFPERGRMLKALALYLMERKDKYYTISYKTGATKADSWVDIEGGIGNLFANASLRRTLGNMPFYVDGEAIRTSKQGTFIGHHIMVPKEGVAVHINAFNFPIWGMLEKCAVNWMAGVPAVVKPATVTSYLTEAMVKDIIASGILPEGALQLIVGSAGDLLDHVMHQDVVTFTGSASTGRMLKRHDRIIDESVPFNMEADSLNAIVLGPDAVPGTEEYDLFIKEVGREITLKCGQRCTGARRILVPQNLIEDVQIALGKRLAGTVIGDPRTEGVRMGALAGTAQREEVKRALAELLKASQVVYGDPDSVNVTGADVAKGAFMSPILLLNPDPWKNQQSHNVEAFGPVSTLMPYTDLDDAVALTKLGKGSLVATIATYDDKLAQQFVWGAASHHGRMLILNREMAKENTGHGSPLATLVHGGPGRAGGGEEMGGKRGVMHYLQRTAIQGSPTSITALTQQYQQGAKYHISEKHPFRLHFEELNIGDTLITEKHLVTLQNVEDFAGLSGDKFYAHMDANSLEGTPFTGRVAHGYFILSRAAGLFVDPPKGPVLLNYGIEECRFLKPVYPGSTIQVKFTCREKLDQEKRPKTADSPKGADVARGIVKWLVDVVDETGETVALATILTMVKKLDQS